From the genome of Halorussus caseinilyticus, one region includes:
- a CDS encoding DUF7501 family protein translates to MSTTATWNDPNDCPFCGSELQNPGAAFIDHIHENPDCEAGFETWRSNITDDICAGWSG, encoded by the coding sequence ATGTCAACGACCGCAACGTGGAACGACCCGAACGACTGCCCCTTCTGCGGCAGTGAACTCCAGAATCCCGGCGCGGCCTTCATAGACCACATCCACGAGAATCCGGACTGTGAGGCCGGATTCGAGACGTGGCGGAGCAACATCACCGACGACATCTGCGCCGGTTGGTCCGGGTAG